CAGGTGAGCGGCGGCGGAAAGCAGCCGAGGACGGCGCAGGAAAGCACCGAACCGCCGAACCAGGCGCCGGCACGGGCAGGAATGCGGCTGAAGCGGCGGCCCGAGATCAGCGTCAGCGCCCAGGCGACGATCGGCAGCATCGAAACGACGCTGGCAAGCCCGAGGAACTGCATGACGATATCGGCAAAGGCAGCCCCGCTGTAACCGAGAATATTCGTCGGCAGGTTGGCGGTCGCATAGGAATAGCTCGGATCCGCAACATTCCATGTCGCCAGTGCCGCGACGCAGAACGCCAGCAGCAGAAAGATCGCAAAGCCGATGAGCGCCTGGATCTGCCGCAGCATGAATGCCGAGAAGGAAAACCGATCCGGACGGCCATCCATCGCCGGCGACGTGCTTCTTGCCATGTGTCTAACCCGTCCAATGCCTGAGGACACGCGAATCGCTGAAGCTTCGGTGCCAAAATGCGTCCGCTCTACCTAATCAGAGCCGGGTTAAAGCGATGTTAACCATGCATGCCTGGACGTGCATTCCGAACCGGGAAATGAAAAAAGCCCGAACCTTGAAAGGTCCGGGCCAAATGCGGTCTATGGTTAGATAGGCCGCGACGGGCCGTGAAGCGGCGCCCTTCTGCCGGGCGCCGCAAACCCTGTGATCAGGAAGAGTGGTAGGCGGCTTCGCCGTGGGTCGAAAGGTCGAGACCTTCGCGTTCGGCTTCAACGGTGACACGCAGGCCGATGACGACGTCGACGATCTTGTAGAGGATCGCCGAGCCGATACCGGACCACAGCAGCGTCGTCAGCACGCCCTTGGCCTGGTTCCAGACCTGGGTTGCCGTGCCGGCATAGGAGGCTGCGAAATCGGCGGTCGAATAATCGACGATGCCTGCACCGCCGAGCGCCGGGTTGACGAGGATACCGGTGCCGAGAGCGCCGATAATGCCACCGACGCAATGGACGCCGAAAACATCGAGGCTGTCGTCGTAGTTGAACTTGTTCTTCACGACGTCGACGAAGAAGTAGCAGGCCGGCGAAACGAGGAGGCCGAGAACGATCGAGCCCATCGGGCCGGCAAAGCCTGCCGCCGGAGTGATGGCAACGAGACCGGCAACCGCGCCGGAAGCGCCACCGAGCATGGAAGCCTTGCCGCGGGTGAGGGTTTCGACGATGCACCAGGACACAGCGGCGGCAGCCGCTGCAACGAAGGTGTTGATCATAGCGAGAGAAGCGTAGGCATTGGCTTCGAGGTTGGAGCCGGCATTGAAGCCGAACCAGCCGACCCAGAGCAGCGAGGCGCCGACCATGGTCAGCGTCATCGAATGCGGAGCCATGATTTCCTTCTTATAGCCCGTGCGCTTGCCGAGCATGATGGCGCCGACGAGGCCCGCGATACCGGCATTGATGTGAACGACCGTGCCGCCGGCAAAGTCGATTGCGCCGTAGGAGAAGATCAGGCCGGCCGGCGAGGTGTAGGAGCTCGGACCGCCCCAGAACCAGACCATGTGCGCCATCGGGAAGTAGATGAAGGTGACCCAGAGCACGACGAAGAGCATGACGGCCGAGAACTTGATGCGCTCGGCGAACGCGCCGACGATCAGGCCGGGCGTGATGCAGGCAAACGTCATCTGGAACACGATGAAGGTGTATTCCGGAATGGCGACGCCCTTCGAGAAGGTTTCTACGAGCGACGAGGTGTTGACGCCGGCGAGGAAGGCCTTGGAGAAGCCGCCGACGAAGCTGTTCAGCGAACCGCCATCGGTGAAGGCGAGCGAATAGCCGTAGGTCACCCAGATCAGCGCCACGACGGCCGTGATCATGAAGACCTGCATCAGCACCGAGAGCATGTTCTTGGCGCGAACGAGACCGCCGTAGAAAAGCGCAAGGCCGGGGATGGTCATCAGAAGGACGAGCGCCGAGGAGACGAGCATCCAGGTATTATCACCCTTGTCCATGGTGAGAGCAGGAGCAGCAGCGGCAGTGGCGGCTGGCGCAGCCTCCTGCGCGAAAGCGACGGCCGGCGCCAGAAGGGCGGCCGAAGCTGCGCAAAGCCGCGCAAAGGTGGAAGAAAACTTCGAAATTGACATTGGAAAAAGCTCCTTGATCTGCCGTTCTTACAGCGCTTCTGAATCGGTTTCGCCCGTACGGATGCGCACGGCATGGTCGATCGAATAGACGAAGATCTTGCCGTCGCCGATCTGGCCGGTCTTGGCCGCTGCCGCGATGGCCTCAACCGCCCTGTCGACGAGTTCCGATGCAACCGCGATTTCGATCTTGAGCTTCGGCAGGAAGCTGACTGCATATTCGGTGCCGCGATAGATTTCGGTGTGCCCCTTCTGGCGCCCGTAGCCCTTCACCTCGGTTACGGTCAGCCCCTGAATACCGATCGCCGTAAGGGCTTCGCGGACCTCATCGAGCTTGAACGGCTTGATAATGGCCATCACAATTTTCATCTGGTTTCCCATCCTTCGTTATCCTCGGCGCGGAGCCGACTCTCCTTGCCGCTGACGTTCCTGAACAGCGACCGGCCAATACACATTCAAGGGACGTGCCAGATTCGAGGCAAGACGTAAGTCATTGAAAAGTAAAGGTTATAATAAATAGTGCCAATAAACAGGCAAATGATTGGCCAATAAGCGCACAAATAACGCGCAAATTTGTAAAGTTGCACATTATTTATTCATTTGCCCTTTTCCGAATCAGGCCTTCCTGCGCGACCGATGCGATCAGGCTACCGGATCGTGTAAATAGGCTACCCCGGGTTAATCCTCTGGCGCCTGAAGCCGACGGACTGTCCTGCGTATAAAGCAGCCAGTCGTCGAGTTTGCAGGGTCTGTGGAACCACATGGAGTGATCGAGGCTCGCCACCTGCAGGCTCTGGTCGAAGATGGACGTTCCGTGCGCATAGAGCGACGTATCGAGCAGCGTCATGTCCGAAAGATAGGCAAGCACTGCCGCCTGGTAGAGCCGGTCGTCGGGGACCGGGCCGGTGGCGCGCACCCAGACGTCCTGCTTCGGATCGAGCTTCCTGTCGGAAAAATAATGCGTCAGCGAGACGGGGCGGATCTCGATCGGCCGCTCACGCTGCCAATATTTCCGGATCGCTTCCGGCGCATGGGCGAGATACTGCTCCTTGATCTGCTGCTCGCCGAGCAGCGCCTCCGGCATTTCAACCTTAGGCATCGCGATCTGGTGCTCGAAGCCTGGCTCCTCCACCTGGAAGGAGGCCGACAGCGCGAAGATCGCCTTGCCATGCTGGATGGCGACGACGCGCCGCGTGTTGAAGCTCGACCCATCGCGGATGCGCTCTGCCCGGTAGATTATCGGCACCGTGGGATCGCCGGGACGCATGAAATAAGCATACAGCGAATGGACGAAACGCTCGCCCTCGATGGTGCGCTGTGCCGCCATCAGCGCCTGGCCGATCACCTGGCCGCCGAAGACCCGCTGCCAACCGACCTTGGGGCTGCGGCCGCGGAAGATATCGACCTCGATCGGCTCGAGGTCGAGCGTCGAAAGCAGCGTCTCCATCGCCGAAGGCCCTGATGTCTCGCCCGTCATTTTCTATGTCTCCCAGCGGTAGGAAGTGAAGTTGCGATGATCTATATAGAGCACATCTGAGGCATAAGGTACGGGAGCGGCGCGATGCTGGACATGCTGGTTGTGGGCGGGGGTTATGTCGGCCTTTCCGCCGCTGTCGCGGTCAAACAGGCAGCACCCCATCTGAATGTCGCGGTCGTCGAGGCGGCTCCCGAACATGTCTGGAAAAACGATACGCGCGCTTCCGCCATCATCGCGGCGGCGGCGAAGATGCTCGAGGTCTTCGGCATCTGGAACGAGATCGAGCCGGAAGCCCAGCCGATCACCAAAATGATCGTCACCGACTCCAAGACCTCCGATCCGGTGCGTCCGGTGTTTCTGACCTTCGACGGCGAAGTGGCCGACGGCCGGCCCTTCGCCCACATGATCCCAAATGTCGCGATGGTCGCAGCCCTGCGCGGTGCCTGCGACCGGCTCGGCATCGATATCCGCCATGGGCTCAGCGCGACGGAGCTGAAGACCCACGATACCCATGCCACCGTCACGCTTTCGGACGGCAGCGCGCTGGAAACCCGGCTGCTGGTTGCCTGTGACGGCGTGCGCTCGACGCTGCGCGATCTCGCCGGCATCAGGACCGTCACCTGGGACTACGGCCAGTCCGGCATCGTTGCGACCGTCGAACACGAGCGGCCGCATGACGGCTGCGCCGAGGAACATTTTCTGCCGGCCGGCCCCTTCGCTATCCTGCCGCTCAAGAACAACCGCTCCTCGCTCGTCTGGACGGAGCGGACGCCGGATGCCAACCGGCTGGTCGCCGCCGATGACCTGATCTTCGAGGAAGAGCTCGAGCGCCGCTTCGGCCACAAGCTTGGGAGCCTGAAAGTGATCGGCGAAAAGCGTGTCTTCCCACTCGGCCTGACACTCGCCCGCGCCTTCGTCGCGCCGCGTTTCGCGCTGGCCGGCGACGCCGCCCACGGCATCCACCCGATTTCGGGTCAGGGGCTCAATCTCGGCTTCAAGGATGTGGCGGCACTTGCCGAAACCATCGTGGAGGCCGATCGCCTCGGCCTCGATATCGGCTCGATCAACATTCTCGAGCGCTACCAGACCTGGCGGCGCTTCGACACTTTCCGCATGGGGGTGACGACCGACGTGCTGAACCGGCTCTTCTCCAACGACGCGACGCCGATCCGCATCGCCCGCGACGTCGGCCTCGGCATCGTCGACCGGCTGCCGCGTCTCAAATCCTTCTTCATCGGCCAGGCGGCCGGAACGACGGCAAAGGACAATCCGCGGCTGCTTGCCGGCCAGACGATTTAACCTTTTACGCAATACGCGGCAAAAGCGCTTCCTGGAATTGCTTCAATCGTCGAGGCGGCGGGCTTCGGACACCAGCATGATCGGAATGCCGTCGCGGATCGGATAGGCAAGCCGCGCCTTTTCCGAGACGAGCTCATTGTGCTCGCGATCATAGGAAAGCCGGCCCTTGGAGAGCGGGCAGACCAGGAGATCGAGCAGCTTTGGATCGACGCGGCTGAGTTTTTCGTCCATGGCTGAAGTCTACTGCAGAACCGTGTCGGAGTCACCGAAGACGCGCGCCAGCACGATCTCTGTGATGGCGATCAACGTCTCGGCCCGTGTCTTCAGGTCGGGAGCCTCCAGCAGCGCCTGTTTTTCCGCCGGCCCGAAGGGCGACATCATCGCCAGCGAATTGACGAGCGTCAGATTGCTCGCCCGCTCGACGCTCTCCCAATCCGCCTCCAGCTTGTTGGCATCGAGATAGGCCTTGAAGGCGGTCAGGAGCGCAGCGCGGTCGACCGCCTCCTCCTCGTTCTCGGCCGAGAGGTCGGCGATAAAAGGGGCGATGCGGAAGGTGCGGAAGGGGTCGCTGGTCGCTTTCTCCTCCAGCAGCCGGAAGCGGCAGACGCCGGTCAGCGATACGATATAGCGCCCGTCGCCGGTCTCGGCGAAGGAGGTGATGCGGCCGAGGCAACCGACAGCAGCAAGGTTGGGCTCGCCGCCCTTGTCCTCGTGTTCGCCGAGCGCCGGCTGCACCATGCCGATCAGCCGGTTTCCGGTCAGTGCTGCATCCAGCATCGCCAGATAACGCGGCTCGAAAATGTTGAGGGGAAGCTGCCCGGCCGGCAGAAGGAGGGCGCCGGTCAGGGGGAAGACAGCGATCGCATCAGGCAGATCGCCCGGCTTCAGGTATCTGGCATTCCCGACTTGCATGAAACCGTCCCGCATTCTTGTAACGGGCATGCCCGTCTTCACGAGAATGTGGTGCCCTCGTCCGAAAACGCAAGGGCAGATGCTCGAAACTTACAGCGCCGCACGTCTTTTTAGACGCGCAAAGGACGCTGTAACACTTTGAATCACTGTATGATTTAATCCCTAAATCGATTCCGATTTAAGGAATTATGCAGTGGCGAATACCTCGAAAATCGGAATCGATTTTCGAAAAAGATCATGCACGGATTTTAATGCGATAGACCATCCGTGGCATGTCCTTCGAACGCGCGGCGCCCTACGAGAACAGCATCGCCGAAAGCTTGCGCCGCGCTGCAACCGTCGCCGGATCCTTGAAGCCCCAGACCTCGAAGAACTGCAGCAGCTGGCGGCGGGCGCCGTCATCGTCGAAGGCACGGTCCTTGCGCATGATCAGCAGCAGATGTTCGGCCGCCTCGTCGCGCCGGCCTTCGACATTGCGGATCTTGGCGAGCTTGATCCGCGCCTCGTGGTCATCGGGATTGGCAGCCAGTTCGCGCTCGAGCGCAACGGGATCGCCGAGCTTGCGGGCCTCCTCGATCTGGTCGAGTTTCTTCAGCGCAGCCTGGATGCCGGCGTCTTTCGCCAGCTCGTCCGGCAGCGCCGTCAGTATGTCGCGCGCCCGCTGATGCTGGTTTGCGGCAATCATGCATTCGGCCATGCCGGCAATCGCCTTTGCATTTTCGGGATCGGCCTGCATCACGGCGCCATAGAGCTGAGCGGCCTCGTTGATATTGCCGGCGGCAAGCAGTTCCGCCGCTTCCGTGAGTACGGCTTCGATTTCGGCCGCCTCGTCGGCGCCGGCCGGACCGGCGATCCGGTCGATGAACTGCTGGATCTGGCTTTCCGGCACCGCGCCCATGAAACCGTCGGCAGGACGGCCGTTGACGAAGGCGATGACGGCGGGGATCGACTGGATGCCGAGCTGGCCGGCGATCGAGGGATGGTCGTCGATGTTCATCTTGACCAGCCGGACACGGCCCTTGGCTTCGTTTATGACCTTCTCCAAGACCGGCGTCAGCTGCTTGCACGGACCGCACCAGGGCGCCCAGAAATCGACCAGCACCGGCTGCTTGCGCGATTCCTCGATGACGTCCTTGGCGAAATTCGCGGTCGTCGTCTCCGTGATGTAGCTGCCGGCCGCAGCCGCGGGTTCCGGCGTAGCACTGAAGCTTGTCGTCGCCGTCATCTGATTTCCGAAGGAAGCGTTATAGGGGTTGTCGCTGCCGCTCATAGGTATCTCCCGCCGCGCCGATCCTGCCGGCGTCTTTGCTAAAGCATGTCGCGCAAAACTGTGTGGCGGTTTTGCGATAAAGACATGCGCAAAACCAAAGACTAAAGCGCGGCAAGCGAATCTAAAAGATCGCGACGCGCTTTAGCGCTAAAATCGTATGTCAGGACGTCAGTTTCAAGACAAGCGGCTTATGT
The Rhizobium leguminosarum DNA segment above includes these coding regions:
- the tesB gene encoding acyl-CoA thioesterase II, which translates into the protein MTGETSGPSAMETLLSTLDLEPIEVDIFRGRSPKVGWQRVFGGQVIGQALMAAQRTIEGERFVHSLYAYFMRPGDPTVPIIYRAERIRDGSSFNTRRVVAIQHGKAIFALSASFQVEEPGFEHQIAMPKVEMPEALLGEQQIKEQYLAHAPEAIRKYWQRERPIEIRPVSLTHYFSDRKLDPKQDVWVRATGPVPDDRLYQAAVLAYLSDMTLLDTSLYAHGTSIFDQSLQVASLDHSMWFHRPCKLDDWLLYTQDSPSASGARGLTRGSLFTRSGSLIASVAQEGLIRKRANE
- the trxA gene encoding thioredoxin; amino-acid sequence: MSGSDNPYNASFGNQMTATTSFSATPEPAAAAGSYITETTTANFAKDVIEESRKQPVLVDFWAPWCGPCKQLTPVLEKVINEAKGRVRLVKMNIDDHPSIAGQLGIQSIPAVIAFVNGRPADGFMGAVPESQIQQFIDRIAGPAGADEAAEIEAVLTEAAELLAAGNINEAAQLYGAVMQADPENAKAIAGMAECMIAANQHQRARDILTALPDELAKDAGIQAALKKLDQIEEARKLGDPVALERELAANPDDHEARIKLAKIRNVEGRRDEAAEHLLLIMRKDRAFDDDGARRQLLQFFEVWGFKDPATVAARRKLSAMLFS
- a CDS encoding ammonium transporter, which produces MSISKFSSTFARLCAASAALLAPAVAFAQEAAPAATAAAAPALTMDKGDNTWMLVSSALVLLMTIPGLALFYGGLVRAKNMLSVLMQVFMITAVVALIWVTYGYSLAFTDGGSLNSFVGGFSKAFLAGVNTSSLVETFSKGVAIPEYTFIVFQMTFACITPGLIVGAFAERIKFSAVMLFVVLWVTFIYFPMAHMVWFWGGPSSYTSPAGLIFSYGAIDFAGGTVVHINAGIAGLVGAIMLGKRTGYKKEIMAPHSMTLTMVGASLLWVGWFGFNAGSNLEANAYASLAMINTFVAAAAAAVSWCIVETLTRGKASMLGGASGAVAGLVAITPAAGFAGPMGSIVLGLLVSPACYFFVDVVKNKFNYDDSLDVFGVHCVGGIIGALGTGILVNPALGGAGIVDYSTADFAASYAGTATQVWNQAKGVLTTLLWSGIGSAILYKIVDVVIGLRVTVEAEREGLDLSTHGEAAYHSS
- a CDS encoding Trm112 family protein, with translation MDEKLSRVDPKLLDLLVCPLSKGRLSYDREHNELVSEKARLAYPIRDGIPIMLVSEARRLDD
- a CDS encoding LON peptidase substrate-binding domain-containing protein, translating into MRDGFMQVGNARYLKPGDLPDAIAVFPLTGALLLPAGQLPLNIFEPRYLAMLDAALTGNRLIGMVQPALGEHEDKGGEPNLAAVGCLGRITSFAETGDGRYIVSLTGVCRFRLLEEKATSDPFRTFRIAPFIADLSAENEEEAVDRAALLTAFKAYLDANKLEADWESVERASNLTLVNSLAMMSPFGPAEKQALLEAPDLKTRAETLIAITEIVLARVFGDSDTVLQ
- a CDS encoding ubiquinone biosynthesis hydroxylase; protein product: MLDMLVVGGGYVGLSAAVAVKQAAPHLNVAVVEAAPEHVWKNDTRASAIIAAAAKMLEVFGIWNEIEPEAQPITKMIVTDSKTSDPVRPVFLTFDGEVADGRPFAHMIPNVAMVAALRGACDRLGIDIRHGLSATELKTHDTHATVTLSDGSALETRLLVACDGVRSTLRDLAGIRTVTWDYGQSGIVATVEHERPHDGCAEEHFLPAGPFAILPLKNNRSSLVWTERTPDANRLVAADDLIFEEELERRFGHKLGSLKVIGEKRVFPLGLTLARAFVAPRFALAGDAAHGIHPISGQGLNLGFKDVAALAETIVEADRLGLDIGSINILERYQTWRRFDTFRMGVTTDVLNRLFSNDATPIRIARDVGLGIVDRLPRLKSFFIGQAAGTTAKDNPRLLAGQTI
- a CDS encoding P-II family nitrogen regulator produces the protein MGNQMKIVMAIIKPFKLDEVREALTAIGIQGLTVTEVKGYGRQKGHTEIYRGTEYAVSFLPKLKIEIAVASELVDRAVEAIAAAAKTGQIGDGKIFVYSIDHAVRIRTGETDSEAL